ttatgatattttcgAGTTCTATGACTTTTTTCTCTATTTGTTGTGGATTGTCAAAACATTTTCAATTCCTATACTCACTAGTCATTTAAAGTTTAACCACTTTGTTTTCTTACTTTTTCTTATTACTATGTTGTCTTCTTTCCTTGTGCCTATGCCGATGAGTATGGGTTGTGGTCTCCTGATACTTCGTTTAAGATTCGGATCTTTGTTTGTTGTCATAGGTTTTTACCCACTACTAGCCAAATGGGTTGGTAGAGTATTTCCTGAAAAGTGAGTTGGTTTGAGGGGCCCAATTACCATAATGCCTTCGTTATTCACTAGATACTTATTCCTCCGTTTTTCTTTGTAGCTCTATCGCTCCAGTTAAAGGATCTGGCGTTTAAGTTATAGACGGTTCTTTTATGTTCGGAAATTAAAATGGCTTTATTCCATTCTGAAACGACCGACTAAAgctaaatttttctgaaaatgtcaattttaggacgctaaaaagatgcaaaaaagtttaccacttacCCCCGGACTTTCTCCTAAAACCCCCCACGTGGGGGGGGGGgacggaaaaaaatcgatttaccaagaatctgtaagccatagaaaaaatgtttcaaataaaaaatgcagctaagataattttgaacaaaaacgtttattataaaaaaaagattcGATTTTTTacagtcgagttgatacaaattttatttaacatttatttggcgtgcggaactgacattcaaaatcgccggtcacttcaagcgttatttctgagaaAATGGTTCGTTCTACgcaaaaagtactaataaacatttttgttcaaaatgatttcaggtacattttttatttaaaacattttttacggcgtacagattcttggcaaaacgatttttttgcgtttttacccccctacgagaGGGGTTTTAGAAGGAAGCCCGGGGgctaaagtggtaaacttttttgcatctttttaggggtcccaaaattgatattattggtaaaattcagcttgttcgtatgatttttaggggtcaaatctttGACAACTGGACTAAATCCGAACATTAAATACAATGTTAAGTTGAAGGCCTACAAACAAAATACATATTGGGGAGAAATGGAATATGAACCCCAAGGCTCGATGCATACTTGCGTCTTTGCAAGTAGCGTACACGCTGTGAGCAAGATGCGTACGCTTGGCTTGTTTATTTCCCATCAATACTTATTGAGCGGTTTCTCGGTGGCTTCAGTTTCATTACGCCTCcccttgttcgtatgatttttaggggtcaaatctttGACAACTGGACTAAATCCGAACATTAAATACAATGTTAAGTTGAAGGCCTACAAACAAAATACATATTGGGGAGAAATGGAATATGAACCCCAAGGCTCGATGCATACTTGCGTCTTTGCAAGTAGCGTACACGCTGTGAGCAAGATGCGTACGCTTGGCTTGTTTATTTCCCATCAATACTTATTGAGCGGTTTCTCGGTGGCTTCAGTTTCATTACGCCTCCCAAGCAGCATGGATGATCTCAGGCAACGTGTTGGATTTGCGTTGACTgtgtataagtatatatataataGAACAAAAGAGAGTCATGGTAATTTTCTGATGTATCCCATATGACAAGCTGCTTTTTAACAGCAGTATCTGTAAACAGTTCTGTATCTATGTTGAAATTCATCGCGCGGTCAATGTGTATTTGCTGATTGCCTCGTACAGACTGCCAAGCCGCGTTCACGTGGCATCGTACCGGCTCACGCTGCTTGCACGTCGCGGTTCCGCTCGAATGTGCACTGCGTAATTACAACTCCTGTACTGCTGAACCGCCAGCGATCGCACGCAGCTCAGCTTAACTAAGCTAACTGAGCTTTATAAGTTTAACCCCACGAACAGAAAACAAGGCAGATTTTCAGGAAccgaaaaataaacacaaaaatccTAAAAAAGTGCGTAAAAcgtccaaaaattaaaataaaatacaggattATACATACCATCAAACAGCTTTAAGCGTATCCTGCTGAAAACAGACTTCCTCTTCTTTCCGTCTCCGTTAAGAATAAAACAAGTGCCAATTCTTTAAAGTATTTATTAACCAAAATATAGgaccttatttatttattatttctatagAGCATTTAAAccttaaataatattataaaaaagacTGTTTGTCATGTAACAAAATTTATCATAACTAAGATAAATGCAAAGCTCCTGAGTCCTTAAAGCACAATAGAGGATATGGCTATATATACattaaaagtaaaaatgagaGAGAAAGTAAAGAAGATGGAACAAGTCGAGCAAAAATcgaatcaatatatatatatatatatatatatatatatatatatatataaatatacagtcTTGCTATTAATAAAGAGAGATTAGAAATAAGgaaggaagaagaaaattaaaaaataaaaacttataaagAGAAATTCAAATCAAGAGAAACGTCTTAAGGTGCAAAATTGCCTAAGAGtgacaaaaaatagtaaaaatatctTAAGAATGAAAACAGGAGCGTAATTGGAAAACGTAAATAAAACacaaagaaagaaattctttGTAGAAGAAACGATACAAATTAGGAAGTCAGAAATCGACTATAATAGAAAAAAGTATGCCAGAAATCACAAATACCTCCACGAATTGACGTTGAAATTTTTCAACAAATACGCAAACCATCTAGTTGCATTTTTGCATTTACAAAAATCCAAATCTTAAAAATACAGAACCTATTTAACAGACCAATAACGAAtataaaaacatttacaaaaaacaCTTATATTACAATCGATTTTACTAAAAGTCCCCATTCACTTGACTTGTGATGTAATAATAACGCACTAGGTCCGCGCTTGGCTTTCATTGGTTGACTGCTTAACCTTCTGTCAACTGTCGAGAATGTCATTTGTCATTTACTCCGTTTATGTCGACCAAAGTTAACTGTAAATTGTTAATTTTTGTATACTACTATAATTAAATACAGttgcttttttctttcttttcttctttttcgcCATTTATTCCAATTATATACAGTCACGAAAAAACCAATGGGACTGTAAATGTTGCACGTAAAACAAATAAGAAATTCAAGACTATGACAAAATCATTAGGTATATATCAGTTGGAATAGACAAGAGAAGACTTATGTACAAAAATCGATAGAATAAGACACGAAGGTGCTTATAGAAGCGCATCCTTCACAACACATTTTATTACTTCACTCTGACTGCCAATTTCTTTAGATTAATCGGTACGTCTAGTACttaagttattactgtttataaaaataatttttctcttcaCCTTTTGGTTCTTAGAATTCTTATTTAACTACTGTTAAATGAATGGGGACTTTAACATTTACAAAGTTAAGAACTAGTACTCGATCTCGCTTCCACCCCGAAAATATCTTTAAATATATAACCGACACTATGGTCTTCTAGGTAATGATGCAGCTCACCCATATCCATGTGATTATACTTGATTCCATTGTTCTGAAAAACGACTTCTTCGAATTTGtcgaattttaaaaatttgcgaCCTTTTTCTTCTTTATCGTCCTCGACAactttacagaagatttttttcCAGCTCATAGATTTAATGGACTGCCAGCATTCTTGGACGTCTGCGGCCGCTCCTTCGATACAAATGATACCAGGCTTTCCTAAAAAAACGTGATTTTGTAAAATTCCaaacgaaaaattaaaaatttctataaaaattttAGATGCAGTAACCAAATCCTACATAAGtattttatgaagaacattttatttcatttaagtTTCCAGCTAATTGTGTATAATTTCTGGTAACACACTGTATATACACATAACATAGTCCATTTTAAGAATCTTATTAACTTTAGTATGCTTCTAGTGGTAAAAACTTTTTTGACTTGAGATAATCCAATTTAAAAAGAATTTCACACAACCTAACTTAAcctataaaattaatatagatATATCGAGTAATTTCCTGGTAACGAGTTCATCAGAAAGgaatattaaatatatccaaTATTTGCCGTGTAATACTTGGTACATTATAGATTGAGTGTACCTTTTGCTTCTATCAATGTTGATTTTTGTAAAATTACTCTATTCTGCTGAGCAAACTCTATTACCGCACAAGGCGGGATTGGCCCGGAAAGAAACGGAACACTTCCAAGTTAAAGTTACGGCGGCAACTTTGGTAATTAGCCAAAGCATACACCTCAAAATCCGTTTATAATACTTTGATACCCGACGTGGCGACCAACTCCTAGCCAAATGCAGATATTATGAGTTGCTGCGGCCAATATATGTTGAATGCTTCCAGATAAGCTCTGCACTCCGGCAAACTCGTCGTGAAGTTTGTCAATCACGAAGTTGACAAAGTTTAGGAAGGGTGTCGCTCAATTAGTCTTATTTTAAAGCGATTTCGAAGTGTCGATGGTGTGCTAGTAGGTAAAGTAAGTGCTCCGGGTCAATAAAGTCAATGCGAGACTTTGATGTAGCAGTACAAGCACGTCAATAGAAACTattcaaatttaaataacaaaactaGATTCGCAAATTACAAGGTGCATGCCACGAATTCCCTCTAAGATGTGATTAAGCTTAAATAAATGTTTTCAAAAGCACtattattaattcttttataaATATTTGATTAGAACTATAAACACTACTTAGACCGGGGAAATAAGATTTCTCTTTGGACTGCGACAAACttgccattttttttattttgtacttatcATTGAAAAGCTTAATATTTAAGTTAAAATAACAAAACTTtatcttttaaaacataaaaaagttgTAAGATTAATTTGTTGCTTCAAAAACTGTAAAATGAGgcaaaaactatttttatttatttataactacatattattatttgtttataactaTTGTAAAAATCAACCTTGACATTTGTTATTCCGCCCAAAGTTGGGTCCTTAAGAAACTCTCAAAATTTCAGATCGATCtaataaatagtttaaaagttattctatttGTATATCCCAGAGAGCTTTTTTTTGCAGTAATATTAGccagaaaataataaagatacagtAATTTTACGTATAGCAAATGAAAGTGTAAGAGTtatactataaatatatatatatatatatatatatatatatatatatatatatatatatatatatatatatatatatatatataatcctaaacCCATTTACCCTAAGGTGTCGGGTGTAATGTTTTTAGTTAGTTGCAtgtacaatttttctccattgcttcttaTTCTGTGCTTGGTTTCTTGCTTGTTCTTTGCTGATTCCTCGTGTCTCTAGGATTGAGGTTACATTATCATCCCATGTCTTCATTGGCCTGCCCCTTGGTCTCTTGATTTGTCTTCTGGCTTCATATACTTTTTTAACTGGTCTTTCTTGATTCATTCTAAccacgtgtccataccatctcaGTTGAACCCcttcaattttcttaataattggtTTGACCTCTGACTGCCTCGTTTCTGATCCTGTCTAACCTGGTTATACcccattattcttctaagaaacttcatttctatgctctgtataattttaatttatcagTAAGCGCCCAACTTTCACTACCAAAAGTTGAAATCGGCACAAACACCGTCTTGTATATGGTCACTTtggctttttgggatacttctttttttGACAAAAACGTACTTTTAATTGCGTGGTACATCCGAGTAGCACTTTCTATTCTGgaacttatttcagtttcttcagttcctctgttctctatttgtactcccaagtatttgtaagtaTCGACTTGTTCAAGTGTATTTCCGTTAAGTGTTATCttcgtttgttttctatttttccCACATACCATTACTTTCGTCTTCTCATTATTGATCCTCAAATTTCGTTTAATTAGTGCAGCGTTCCATACTTGTAAATTTTGATTGAGTGCTTCTTCATTTATTCCAAATATCACtagatcgtctgcgtatgcaCACTCTGAGATTCACACTGCTTCTAGATTTCTATGTCCGGCATACAATTTCAATGTTTCTGCTCTAGTTTCTTTAATTATGTCATCTAAGACAATGTTAAACAGTATGGGGCCTAGGACTCCTCCCTGGCGTAGACCCTCATTTACTATGAACTCTTCAGATTCCATATTATCGGTTCTGATTCTGTTCCTTGTATGTCTATATATACTCATAATGGCTTGCCTGAGTTTGATTTTCAcacctttcttttttaaacatcCTGGTCAAATGTCAATCACCTTCCTTGGagtactatcaaatgccttttctaaGTCTATAAAGGCTTGGTATAACTCAGTGCTTGAGTTCAGTGCGTTTTGTATTAGTTTCTTGATAGTAAAAATGTGATCTTGGATACTTCTGCCTTTTCTAAATCCACTCTGTGATTGTTCCATTTTAGAATCAACTTCTTGTAAAAGACGTCTTTCTAGTATTCTCTCATATACTTTGGATGGGATGCTCAGTagtgttattcctctgtagttactaCATTCGCGTCTGTCTCTGtttttgaaaatgggtagaataacTCCCACTTCCCAATCTTTTGGTATTTGGCTTTCACTCCATGCCCTATTACATACTTTTGTTAGCAGTTCAAATCCCTTGTCGCCCATGTTTTTAAGCATATCTGCTGTGATTTTATCAAATCCAGCGGCCTTACCTTTCTTAAACTTTTGTATGATTTCTTTTGATTCTGCTATAGTTATTTCGTTTTGAATTTGGTCTTCTTGCTCTTCCTCTTCTGGCTCTTCTGTGATAATGTCTACATCGTTTCGGATATTCAGTAGATCCTCGAAATATTGCTTCCATCTATCTAGGATGTGGTCATTGTCATGCAGTAAGTGTCCTTCTTTGTCCCTTATTTGCTTTGGTGTTTGTGGAGCCTTTTCGGTTCTTAAATTCTTCAGGGTTTTAAAGAATAACTTTTCGTTAGAGTGGTAGTCTTCTTCCATTTTGTTTCCGAATTCTTCCCAACTTTTCCGTTTCGTTGCTAGTACCATATCTTTGACTTTGATGTGGTTCCGttccttaaataatttttcaaGCTATCTTCTTCAACCTTATAAAATTCTGCTTTTATTTCATTGTTCCACCAGTTTGTACActtttgtttctgttatttcttgtTATTCCGCATGCTTGTTTACCACAGTGTAGAAGTGCTTCGTTCAGTATTTGCCAATTTTGGTCTAAGTCACAGTCATGTTCAGCGTGCACTGTTAGGTAGTTTTTAACGTAGTAAATACTAACCACGTGAGATAGTactatgaggttttttttcctgatttttacctcataatttactatggaaacTGAAGATTTGTATAAATTTAATacacgaaacgtcttcaatataACGATCTGATATCCTTTCTTTTATTCTCCAAGCTGTTGACTGAAAACCCTCCACTATATTAGtgaaccacacacacacacacacacacacatatatatatatatatatatatatatatatatatatatatatatatatatatatgtatatatatatatatataaaaagtagttaggtattattgacagACACGTTATgtgttatgtaaaataaagttttatcttgaggttgcagtcattgaggttgaaactctttgttctttatcaagctttcgcaaaatttatttgcttcttcaggatatgctaaaatatggtatcagtaaatacaatgaaattagaattaaatagcattgtataaaactagtataaaaacttacaacatgaggttaatccattaaattttcaaatttacaaaacattaaaacttaacttattaaaattatatagttatataagtacaatattttaatttttttttaattttgtacaaattcatattttagcatatcctgaagaagcaaataaattttgcgaaagcttgataaagaacaaagagtttcactttcctgccctattaatgactgcaacctcaagataaaacttaattttatatatatatatatatatatatatatatatatatatatatatatacctatatatatatatttatatatatatatatatatatatatatatatatatatatatatatacatatattaccACAAACTGTATCCCAGCAACCCAGAAATTGTCATTTAAAATTTAATGACTCACCAATAAATCTATGATAACTAATGACCATGAACGTGATCTAGCTCTTCTGGAAATTTACTtatttttcttattaaaatatCACGTTAGTAGGTAGATTCTGAAGCTTAAGAGGGTGAGTATAACAATGCTAAAATGGATGAATTACACCCGCTTACCTGGCATACAAAATCCAGTTAACTCTAGCTGATTCGCCAACTCCACCAACTCCCTCCTCTTCGTCTTGCTATAAATGTGATGTGAATAAATCCAGTGTCTCACAAATTTCTCATCCCTGACATCTTTCTTTTGAGGCTGCTCCTGTTCCACCTGAATATACTCTTCAGCGTTGTCCTTTATCCAAGAGATCGCAGAAAATATACAAGGTTCTCCTTTTTCTTGACAAGCCATAAAGTCGCACAAGTCTTTGTTAATTTTAACATGTTGGTGCCGGTCGAATTTGTGATTTCTCACGAATAATTCGGGTTCTACGTTGGGGTATTCATGAGGAAGGGTGATACAAAGCTCAAACTTTGCGTTATCTTGAATGATATTGACAGTAAGGTCGAGATATGGTGGCGAAATGGTTGTTTTGTCATTCACGTAGTCTCTTATGTCGGATAAAGTACAGACATCTTCGACTTTAAGTTCTCCGGGGTTATACAGG
The genomic region above belongs to Diabrotica undecimpunctata isolate CICGRU chromosome 8, icDiaUnde3, whole genome shotgun sequence and contains:
- the LOC140447486 gene encoding RWD domain-containing protein 2A, which encodes MTKISSDQLKSNLEIQLSELEILESLLYNPGELKVEDVCTLSDIRDYVNDKTTISPPYLDLTVNIIQDNAKFELCITLPHEYPNVEPELFVRNHKFDRHQHVKINKDLCDFMACQEKGEPCIFSAISWIKDNAEEYIQVEQEQPQKKDVRDEKFVRHWIYSHHIYSKTKRRELVELANQLELTGFCMPGKPGIICIEGAAADVQECWQSIKSMSWKKIFCKVVEDDKEEKGRKFLKFDKFEEVVFQNNGIKYNHMDMGELHHYLEDHSVGYIFKDIFGVEARSSTSS